The Streptomyces sp. CC0208 genome window below encodes:
- a CDS encoding Rrf2 family transcriptional regulator, with amino-acid sequence MRISARADYAVRAVLELAVRQGTEPVKAEAIAAVQDIPHKFLEGILGDLRRGGIVDSRRGGGGGYRLAREASAVTVADVIRAVDGPIVSVRGERPTGLEYTGSAQPLLPLWIALRANVRKILEGVTIADIAGDALPEPVRRLAAEPAAWENP; translated from the coding sequence ATGAGGATCTCTGCACGGGCGGACTACGCGGTACGGGCAGTGCTGGAGCTTGCCGTGAGGCAGGGCACCGAGCCGGTGAAGGCCGAGGCCATCGCCGCGGTCCAGGACATTCCGCACAAGTTCCTGGAGGGGATCCTCGGCGACCTCAGGCGCGGCGGGATCGTCGACAGCAGGCGGGGCGGGGGCGGCGGTTACCGGCTCGCGCGCGAGGCCTCGGCCGTCACGGTCGCGGATGTCATCCGCGCGGTCGACGGGCCGATCGTGTCGGTGCGCGGCGAGCGGCCCACCGGTCTGGAGTACACGGGGTCCGCCCAGCCCCTGCTCCCGCTGTGGATCGCCCTGCGGGCCAACGTCCGCAAGATCCTGGAGGGCGTCACCATCGCCGACATCGCGGGCGACGCGCTCCCCGAGCCGGTGCGGCGGCTCGCGGCCGAACCGGCCGCGTGGGAGAACCCCTGA
- a CDS encoding DUF4360 domain-containing protein, whose translation MASGLLLGGAVAALVAAAVPAHNPSGGFVDPPPDKIVIDVATVNGSGCPAGTAAVAVSEDNTAFTVTYSDYLAQVGGNSDPTAFRKNCQLNLIVHVPQGFTYAIAEADYRGFASLQAGASGVQRASYYFQGSSQTAAKTHTFPGAYNDNWQATDTTDWAQLVWAPCGVQRNFNINTEVRVNAGTSSPSKVSFMTMDSTDGDISTVYHMAWKECPRK comes from the coding sequence ATGGCAAGTGGACTTCTTCTGGGCGGTGCCGTCGCCGCTCTCGTGGCCGCGGCGGTGCCCGCGCACAACCCGTCCGGCGGGTTCGTCGACCCGCCCCCGGACAAGATCGTCATCGACGTCGCCACGGTGAACGGCTCCGGCTGTCCCGCGGGTACGGCGGCCGTCGCCGTCTCCGAGGACAACACCGCCTTCACGGTGACCTACAGCGACTACCTCGCCCAGGTCGGCGGCAACTCCGATCCCACGGCGTTCCGCAAGAACTGCCAGCTCAACCTGATCGTCCACGTCCCGCAGGGCTTCACGTACGCCATCGCCGAGGCGGACTACCGGGGCTTCGCCTCGCTCCAGGCCGGCGCGAGCGGCGTCCAGCGGGCCTCGTACTACTTCCAGGGCTCCTCGCAGACGGCCGCCAAGACCCACACCTTCCCCGGCGCCTACAACGACAACTGGCAGGCGACCGACACCACCGACTGGGCCCAGCTGGTCTGGGCCCCCTGCGGAGTCCAGCGCAACTTCAACATCAACACGGAGGTCCGCGTGAACGCGGGCACCTCCTCGCCGTCCAAGGTCAGCTTCATGACGATGGACTCGACCGACGGCGACATCAGCACCGTGTACCACATGGCGTGGAAGGAGTGTCCCCGCAAGTGA
- a CDS encoding intradiol ring-cleavage dioxygenase: MNETPLSESPLYDTPTRDRIGRRTVLVATGATAVTLAVGAAVPGTQASPDTAPVAAAAVCTLTKEMTEGPYYLDGQYVRADITEGKTGFPLKLALTVVDDDTCATISNALVEIWHCDALGEYSGYVGNNGHNEPDSGTFLRGGVLTDSSGVAKITTVYPGWYIGRCVHIHVKVHVGVTLTSDGSFTGGTELHTGQLFFNETTTAKVGALSPYSANTVRRTTLAQDGIYDDGGAASGLLTLTALGSSPSAGYSGTLTLGVERS; this comes from the coding sequence ATGAACGAGACTCCCCTGAGCGAGTCCCCCCTGTACGACACCCCCACGAGAGACCGCATCGGCCGACGGACCGTCCTCGTCGCCACCGGGGCGACGGCCGTCACGCTCGCCGTGGGTGCCGCCGTGCCCGGCACCCAGGCATCCCCCGACACCGCCCCCGTGGCCGCCGCGGCGGTCTGCACCCTCACCAAGGAGATGACCGAAGGCCCCTACTACCTCGACGGCCAGTACGTCCGCGCCGACATCACCGAGGGCAAGACCGGCTTCCCGCTCAAACTCGCCCTCACCGTCGTCGACGACGACACCTGTGCCACGATCAGCAACGCCCTCGTGGAGATCTGGCACTGCGACGCGCTCGGCGAGTACTCGGGCTACGTGGGCAACAACGGCCACAACGAGCCCGACAGCGGCACCTTCCTGCGCGGCGGCGTCCTGACCGACTCCAGCGGGGTCGCCAAGATCACCACGGTCTACCCCGGGTGGTACATAGGCCGCTGCGTCCACATCCACGTGAAGGTGCACGTCGGCGTCACCCTCACCTCCGACGGCTCCTTCACCGGCGGCACCGAGCTCCACACCGGCCAGCTCTTCTTCAACGAGACGACCACCGCCAAGGTCGGCGCGCTCTCGCCGTACTCGGCCAACACGGTCCGCCGCACCACGCTCGCCCAGGACGGGATCTACGACGACGGCGGCGCCGCGTCCGGCCTCCTGACGCTGACCGCCCTCGGCAGCAGCCCCTCGGCCGGTTACTCCGGCACCCTGACCCTCGGTGTCGAGAGGAGCTGA
- a CDS encoding N-acetyltransferase translates to MTSHDVPAGSRAASGGAGPVIRQETADDHPDVREVHTRAFDDGERVPGLVEALRAAEAAVAPMSFVATVDDRVVGHVLLSAARLDAPRRIVDVLTLSPLGVLPEFQRRGIGTRLVAHALAAADSQGVPLVFLEGSPHYYGARGFERADAVGFRSPSLRIPEPAFQVARLSAHEPWMTGTFVYSEVFWAFDCVGLREPEGGAVTS, encoded by the coding sequence ATGACGTCACACGATGTGCCCGCAGGTTCCCGGGCCGCCTCCGGTGGTGCCGGACCGGTGATCCGGCAGGAGACCGCTGACGACCACCCGGACGTGCGCGAGGTCCATACGCGCGCGTTCGACGACGGCGAGCGGGTCCCCGGGCTCGTGGAGGCACTGCGCGCCGCGGAGGCCGCGGTGGCGCCGATGTCGTTCGTCGCCACCGTCGACGACCGGGTCGTCGGGCATGTCCTGCTGAGCGCGGCGCGGTTGGACGCGCCGCGCCGGATCGTGGACGTCCTCACCCTGTCACCGCTGGGCGTCCTCCCGGAGTTCCAGCGTCGGGGCATCGGTACCCGGCTCGTCGCGCACGCCCTCGCGGCGGCTGACAGCCAGGGTGTGCCGCTGGTGTTTCTGGAGGGCTCGCCGCACTACTACGGCGCGCGCGGCTTCGAGCGGGCCGACGCGGTGGGCTTCCGTTCGCCGTCCCTTCGGATCCCCGAACCCGCGTTCCAGGTGGCCCGGTTGTCCGCGCACGAGCCGTGGATGACGGGCACGTTCGTGTACTCGGAGGTGTTCTGGGCCTTCGACTGCGTCGGTCTGCGTGAGCCGGAGGGCGGCGCGGTCACTTCGTGA
- a CDS encoding DUF397 domain-containing protein produces MSSTELDWFKSSYSSGGDGDCVELALTPTTIHIRDSKNPEGPHLTTTPTPWTEFLTHLTK; encoded by the coding sequence ATGAGCAGCACCGAACTGGACTGGTTCAAGTCGAGCTACAGCAGCGGTGGCGACGGCGACTGCGTAGAGCTCGCCCTCACCCCCACCACCATCCACATCCGCGACTCCAAGAACCCCGAGGGCCCCCACCTCACCACCACCCCCACCCCCTGGACCGAGTTCCTCACCCACCTCACGAAGTGA
- a CDS encoding helix-turn-helix transcriptional regulator, with protein MRTFGAVLQALREHSGLSREEFGDLVGFSKHTVASVELGRRMPDLVLVERGEEATGNTGALRKSFPKLARQPGLPAWFRQWAGLEAGAITLYTYECRLIPGLLQTEAYARQLFTNQLPPLDDDQIEAQWVARAERQRLLRERPNTAFGFILEEHLFRRHTGGVEVTAKLIDHVLELAELRNVEIQIMPTEQENHAGLDGPMQLLETPRTQWFAYCEGQRAGLLISDPNEVSVLQRRYARMRSQALTLNDSVSLLQRMRGDV; from the coding sequence ATGCGGACGTTCGGGGCGGTGCTGCAAGCGCTGCGGGAGCACTCGGGGTTGAGCCGGGAGGAGTTCGGCGACCTCGTGGGGTTCTCCAAACACACGGTGGCGAGTGTGGAGCTGGGGCGCCGGATGCCGGATCTGGTGCTGGTGGAGCGGGGGGAGGAGGCCACGGGGAACACCGGGGCGTTGCGGAAGTCGTTTCCGAAGCTGGCTCGACAGCCGGGGTTGCCGGCGTGGTTTCGGCAGTGGGCGGGACTGGAGGCCGGTGCGATCACTCTGTACACGTACGAATGCCGGCTGATCCCGGGGCTGTTGCAGACGGAGGCGTATGCGCGGCAGCTGTTCACGAACCAGCTCCCGCCGCTGGACGACGACCAGATCGAGGCGCAGTGGGTCGCGCGGGCGGAGCGTCAACGACTGCTGCGAGAGAGGCCGAACACGGCCTTCGGCTTCATTCTCGAGGAGCATCTGTTCCGGCGGCATACGGGCGGAGTCGAGGTCACGGCGAAACTCATCGACCACGTCCTGGAGTTGGCCGAGCTGCGGAACGTCGAGATCCAGATCATGCCGACCGAGCAGGAGAACCACGCCGGGTTGGACGGCCCCATGCAGTTGCTGGAGACGCCGCGGACACAGTGGTTCGCCTACTGCGAGGGTCAGCGAGCCGGACTCCTCATTTCCGACCCGAATGAGGTCAGCGTCCTCCAACGGCGATATGCCAGGATGCGCTCACAGGCTCTCACTCTCAACGACTCGGTGAGCCTGTTGCAGCGGATGCGAGGGGACGTATGA
- a CDS encoding ATP-binding protein — MTAPATPQPPVTVRMFTQRLSATPRAARLARHLALNQLHDWGIPHDAPAADSVAVIVAELAANAVTHGRVPGRDFELRLSLVPGSVRVEVTDTRAEPVPAVRPSGPLDDGGRGLLLVDALADRWEVLDREPPPGKTVRAEVDLPRWRALARKAGATDS; from the coding sequence ATGACAGCACCTGCCACCCCCCAACCGCCGGTCACCGTACGTATGTTCACTCAGCGACTCAGTGCGACCCCGAGAGCTGCCCGTCTCGCCCGGCATCTCGCCCTGAACCAGCTGCACGACTGGGGTATCCCGCACGACGCCCCGGCCGCCGACTCCGTCGCGGTGATCGTCGCCGAACTCGCCGCGAACGCGGTGACGCACGGTCGGGTGCCGGGGCGTGACTTCGAGTTGCGGCTCTCCCTCGTCCCCGGAAGTGTGCGCGTCGAGGTCACCGACACGCGCGCCGAGCCCGTTCCCGCCGTGCGGCCATCAGGGCCCCTGGACGACGGCGGCCGCGGTCTCCTTCTCGTCGACGCCCTCGCCGACCGCTGGGAGGTGCTGGACCGGGAGCCGCCGCCGGGCAAGACGGTCCGAGCGGAGGTGGATCTGCCGCGGTGGCGGGCGCTGGCCAGGAAGGCGGGGGCGACGGACAGCTGA
- a CDS encoding DUF1330 domain-containing protein: protein MTAYAIAHLREAAPHPEIAEYIERITATFEPYGGRFLVHGAQHEVREGGWPGHVVVIGFPGIAEARAWWDSAAYQGIAPLRSRHIEGDIILVDGVPEGYDPAVTAKAMRDALAS from the coding sequence ATGACCGCCTACGCCATAGCCCACCTGCGGGAAGCCGCGCCGCATCCCGAGATCGCCGAGTACATCGAGCGCATCACCGCCACCTTCGAACCGTACGGCGGCCGCTTCCTCGTGCATGGTGCGCAGCACGAGGTGAGGGAGGGCGGCTGGCCCGGACACGTCGTGGTGATCGGGTTTCCCGGGATCGCCGAGGCGCGGGCCTGGTGGGACTCCGCCGCGTACCAGGGGATCGCGCCACTGCGTTCGCGGCACATCGAGGGCGACATCATCCTCGTCGACGGCGTTCCCGAGGGATACGACCCGGCGGTCACCGCGAAGGCGATGCGGGACGCGCTCGCCTCCTGA
- a CDS encoding arabinan endo-1,5-alpha-L-arabinosidase — MRRTSLLAVPVAFLLALIPGTASAYPNPGTVTGATTVHDPTMIRTSAGRYLLYGTGGGLGYRISTDRIAFTAGSDAFSAKPGWWSSYATEAWAPDISYQGGKYLMYYAVSTFGSNKSAIGLATSSTGLPGSWSDQGTVYTSTTSSDYNAIDPNLFVDGDGKWWLSFGSWWTGLKMIQINPATGKQLSTNTTRYSIASRPTGTKAVEAPYIVKRNGYYYLFASYDTCCAGTSSTYKVKVGRATSVTGPYVDKNGVSMMNNGGTPVLETHGSIIGPGGQSIMNDTDGDLIVYHYYDGNANGTAKLGINLLNWSSGWPVAY, encoded by the coding sequence GTGCGCCGCACCTCACTCCTGGCCGTCCCCGTGGCCTTCCTGCTGGCCCTGATCCCGGGCACGGCCTCCGCGTACCCCAACCCCGGGACCGTCACCGGCGCCACCACCGTCCACGACCCGACGATGATCCGTACCTCGGCGGGCCGCTACCTGCTGTACGGCACCGGTGGCGGCCTCGGCTACCGCATCTCCACCGACCGGATCGCGTTCACGGCCGGCAGCGACGCCTTCTCCGCCAAGCCGGGCTGGTGGTCGTCGTACGCCACCGAGGCCTGGGCGCCCGACATCTCCTACCAGGGCGGCAAGTACCTGATGTACTACGCCGTCTCGACCTTCGGCTCCAACAAGTCGGCGATAGGCCTGGCGACTTCGAGCACCGGTCTGCCCGGCTCCTGGAGCGACCAGGGCACCGTGTACACCTCCACCACCTCCAGCGACTACAACGCCATCGACCCGAACCTGTTCGTCGACGGCGACGGCAAGTGGTGGCTGTCGTTCGGCAGTTGGTGGACCGGCCTGAAGATGATCCAGATCAACCCGGCCACCGGCAAGCAGCTCTCCACCAACACCACCCGGTACTCGATCGCCTCCCGCCCCACCGGGACCAAGGCCGTCGAGGCGCCGTACATCGTGAAGCGGAACGGCTACTACTACCTCTTCGCGTCCTACGACACCTGCTGCGCCGGCACCAGTTCGACCTACAAGGTCAAGGTCGGCCGCGCCACCAGCGTCACCGGGCCGTACGTCGACAAGAACGGCGTCTCGATGATGAACAACGGCGGCACCCCGGTCCTGGAGACCCACGGCAGCATCATCGGCCCCGGCGGACAGTCCATCATGAACGACACCGACGGCGACCTGATCGTCTACCACTACTACGACGGCAACGCCAACGGCACCGCCAAGCTCGGCATCAACCTCCTGAACTGGAGCAGTGGATGGCCGGTCGCGTACTGA
- a CDS encoding histidinol-phosphate transaminase — MADNVTSLFRSTAAHSPSMAALAREGGDGTGPVDFCIPCNPYFPTPAMMDTMAARLKDIITYYPSSADTITAELCNLLQLPPQAVAMGNGSTELITWIDHLLVRESLAIPVPTFGRWTDQPMETGKRVDMFPLQESSGFALDLAQYAEFIRTRGTRVAVICNPNNPDGGFLHKHALVQFMDAMADLDLIIIDESFLEFADAESEPSVVQEAMIRPNVIVLRSLGKNFGLHGIRFGYMVANPSLAGRVRSMLPKWNLNAFAEYVVFMLKEHGAEYAQSLHQVRRDRLDMASQLSALPGLTVYPSQGNFLFVRLPVGAEGTVVRDRMLTEHRILVRECGNKIGSSSRFLRLVVRPQVDVRRLVSGLEQVLYGTRRGAAVPELAQGTSYSSGTAAVDRLVGQTNGAGMQDLAAMAVGGGGMGGGVGMPMPVAQPVAVAAAAPMGAAASMGPMGSMGSMGSMGAGMPMPAQMPAPAPMPAPAPAPAPVPAQMPTPPPAPAAPAPFAPPSGPTPVGVPARGGLTAAQVRGMTAPAPGAPQELSQAPATGWPNAQSWPNAAGMGQTG, encoded by the coding sequence ATGGCCGACAACGTCACCTCGTTGTTCCGCAGCACGGCTGCGCACAGCCCGTCCATGGCGGCGCTGGCGCGCGAGGGCGGCGACGGGACGGGGCCGGTGGACTTCTGTATCCCCTGCAATCCCTACTTCCCCACCCCGGCGATGATGGACACCATGGCCGCGCGGCTGAAGGACATCATCACCTACTACCCCAGCAGCGCCGACACGATCACCGCCGAGCTGTGCAACCTGCTCCAACTCCCGCCGCAGGCCGTGGCGATGGGCAACGGCTCGACCGAACTGATCACCTGGATCGACCACCTGCTGGTCCGCGAGTCCCTGGCCATCCCGGTTCCCACCTTCGGCCGCTGGACCGACCAGCCGATGGAGACCGGCAAGCGGGTCGACATGTTCCCGCTCCAGGAGTCCAGCGGATTCGCTCTGGACCTCGCGCAGTACGCCGAGTTCATACGCACCCGGGGCACGCGGGTCGCGGTCATCTGCAACCCGAACAACCCCGACGGCGGCTTCCTCCACAAGCACGCGCTCGTGCAGTTCATGGACGCCATGGCCGACCTGGACCTCATCATCATCGACGAGTCGTTCCTGGAGTTCGCCGACGCGGAGTCCGAACCGAGCGTCGTCCAGGAGGCGATGATCCGGCCGAACGTCATCGTCCTGCGCAGCCTCGGCAAGAACTTCGGCCTGCACGGCATCCGCTTCGGCTACATGGTCGCCAACCCCTCCCTCGCGGGCCGGGTCCGCTCGATGCTGCCGAAGTGGAACCTCAACGCCTTCGCCGAGTACGTGGTGTTCATGCTCAAGGAGCACGGCGCCGAGTACGCGCAGAGCCTCCACCAGGTCCGCCGGGACCGCCTCGACATGGCGAGCCAGCTCTCCGCGCTGCCCGGCCTGACCGTCTACCCCTCCCAGGGGAACTTCCTCTTCGTGCGCCTGCCCGTGGGTGCCGAGGGCACCGTGGTCCGGGACCGGATGCTCACCGAGCACCGCATCCTCGTCCGCGAGTGCGGCAACAAGATCGGTTCGTCAAGCCGCTTCCTGCGGCTCGTGGTGCGCCCCCAGGTGGACGTGCGTCGCCTGGTGTCCGGCCTGGAACAGGTGCTCTACGGGACCAGGAGGGGAGCCGCCGTGCCCGAGCTCGCTCAAGGGACCAGCTACAGCTCGGGTACGGCGGCAGTGGACCGGCTGGTCGGCCAGACCAACGGGGCGGGCATGCAGGACCTCGCGGCGATGGCCGTAGGCGGTGGGGGGATGGGCGGAGGCGTCGGCATGCCGATGCCGGTGGCCCAGCCTGTGGCGGTGGCCGCGGCGGCGCCCATGGGGGCGGCTGCTTCCATGGGTCCCATGGGGTCCATGGGTTCCATGGGTTCCATGGGGGCGGGGATGCCGATGCCGGCCCAGATGCCGGCGCCGGCCCCGATGCCTGCCCCTGCACCTGCCCCTGCCCCTGTCCCTGCCCAGATGCCGACGCCTCCGCCGGCCCCTGCGGCTCCCGCGCCCTTCGCGCCGCCCAGCGGGCCGACTCCGGTGGGAGTGCCGGCCCGCGGCGGGCTCACGGCCGCGCAGGTGCGGGGCATGACCGCGCCGGCGCCCGGGGCTCCGCAGGAGCTGTCCCAGGCGCCCGCCACCGGCTGGCCCAACGCTCAGAGCTGGCCGAACGCGGCGGGCATGGGGCAGACCGGTTGA
- the mmsB gene encoding multiple monosaccharide ABC transporter permease has protein sequence MSTDVTKVPAAAPPGKGGGSSSGEGLLQLMLGGLRRNMRQYGMLIALGLIVALFAVWTDGDLLLPRNVSNLVLQNSYILILAIGMMLVIIAGHIDLSVGSLTAFVGAFAAVLTVQHDVAWPVALVLTLVVGAVAGSVQGYLIAYLGIPSFIVTLAGMLLFRGLTEILLEGQTLGPFPNGLQKLGNGFLPEVGPETNYHNLTLLLGFALLAFVVYQEIRDRKRQQEFALDVLPRNAFLLKLVAIAAAVLAVTMLLASYQGAPIILLVLGVLVVGYGYVMRNAVFGRHIYAIGGNLPAAKLSGVKDKKVTFLVFLNMGVLAALAGLVVAARLNAASPKAGLNFELEAIASSFIGGASMSGGVGTVLGAIIGGLVLGVLNNGMNLLSVGTDWQQVIKGLALLAAVGFDVWNKRRVGS, from the coding sequence ATGAGCACCGATGTGACGAAGGTTCCGGCCGCGGCGCCGCCCGGCAAGGGCGGGGGGTCGTCCTCCGGCGAGGGCCTGCTCCAGCTGATGCTGGGCGGACTGCGCCGCAACATGCGCCAGTACGGCATGCTGATCGCGCTCGGCCTGATCGTCGCGCTGTTCGCGGTGTGGACCGACGGTGACCTGCTGCTGCCGCGCAACGTCTCCAACCTGGTGCTCCAGAACAGCTACATCCTGATCCTCGCGATCGGCATGATGCTGGTGATCATCGCGGGGCACATCGACCTGTCGGTCGGTTCACTCACCGCGTTCGTGGGCGCCTTCGCGGCCGTGCTGACCGTGCAGCACGACGTGGCCTGGCCGGTCGCGCTGGTGCTGACCCTGGTGGTGGGCGCGGTCGCGGGCTCGGTCCAGGGCTATCTGATCGCGTATCTCGGCATACCGTCGTTCATCGTCACCCTGGCGGGCATGCTGCTCTTCCGCGGTCTGACGGAGATCCTGCTGGAGGGTCAGACCCTCGGCCCGTTCCCGAACGGTCTGCAGAAGCTCGGCAACGGCTTCCTGCCCGAGGTCGGCCCGGAGACCAACTACCACAACCTCACCCTGCTGCTGGGCTTCGCGCTGCTGGCCTTCGTGGTCTACCAGGAGATCCGCGACCGCAAGCGCCAGCAGGAGTTCGCGCTGGACGTGCTGCCCAGGAACGCCTTCCTGCTCAAGCTCGTCGCGATCGCCGCCGCGGTCCTCGCGGTCACGATGCTGCTCGCCAGCTACCAGGGCGCGCCGATCATCCTGCTCGTCCTCGGTGTGCTGGTGGTCGGCTACGGCTACGTCATGCGCAACGCCGTCTTCGGCCGGCACATCTACGCGATCGGCGGCAACCTGCCGGCCGCGAAGCTGTCCGGCGTCAAGGACAAGAAGGTCACCTTCCTTGTCTTCCTGAACATGGGCGTGCTCGCGGCCCTGGCGGGTCTGGTGGTCGCGGCCCGCCTGAACGCGGCCTCCCCGAAGGCGGGACTGAACTTCGAACTCGAGGCCATCGCCTCGTCGTTCATCGGTGGCGCGTCCATGAGCGGCGGTGTGGGAACCGTCCTCGGCGCGATCATCGGTGGTCTCGTCCTCGGTGTGCTGAACAACGGCATGAACCTCCTCAGCGTCGGCACCGACTGGCAGCAGGTCATCAAGGGTCTGGCCCTGTTGGCGGCGGTCGGCTTCGACGTGTGGAACAAGCGCAGGGTCGGTTCGTAG
- the mmsA gene encoding multiple monosaccharide ABC transporter ATP-binding protein, with protein sequence MAGPVLEMRSIVKTFPGVKALSDVTLTVRQGEVHAICGENGAGKSTLMKVLSGVHPHGTYEGDILFEGEVVSFKDIRASEQHGIVIIHQELALVPFLSIAENIFLGNEHASGGFINWNETLKHATELLRRVGLTDHPETRITDIGVGKQQLVEIAKALSKKVKLLILDEPTAALNDEDSGKLLDLILELKKQGITSIIISHKLNEIRRVADSVTIIRDGKSIETLDVKAPETTEDRIISGMVGRDLDHRFPDRTPYEGETDAAPALEIRNWTVHHPIDQTRKVVDDVSIHVRRGEIVGIAGLMGAGRTELAMSVFGRTYGRHAGGQVFKDGKEIRTKSVAEAVEHGIAYVTEDRKHYGLNLIDNINRNISLTALNKVAKRGVVDEHEERKVAERFRKSMNIKAPTVFETVGRLSGGNQQKVVLSKWIFAGPEVLILDEPTRGIDVGAKYEIYTVIDQLAAEGKAVVFISSELPELLGMCDRIYTMAAGRLTGEVPRAEATQEVLMRQMTKDKEVTR encoded by the coding sequence ATGGCGGGACCCGTCCTGGAAATGCGCTCGATCGTCAAGACCTTTCCCGGCGTCAAAGCGCTGTCGGACGTCACACTGACCGTCCGTCAGGGCGAGGTCCATGCCATCTGCGGTGAGAACGGCGCCGGGAAGTCCACCTTGATGAAGGTGCTCTCCGGCGTCCATCCGCACGGCACGTACGAGGGCGACATCCTGTTCGAGGGAGAGGTCGTCTCCTTCAAGGACATCCGCGCGAGCGAGCAGCACGGCATCGTGATCATCCATCAGGAACTGGCCCTGGTGCCGTTCCTGTCGATCGCGGAGAACATCTTCCTCGGCAACGAGCACGCCTCCGGCGGGTTCATCAACTGGAACGAGACGCTCAAGCACGCCACCGAACTGCTGCGCCGGGTGGGTCTCACCGACCACCCGGAGACCCGGATCACCGACATCGGTGTGGGCAAGCAGCAGCTGGTGGAGATCGCGAAGGCGCTCTCGAAGAAGGTGAAGCTGCTCATCCTCGACGAGCCGACCGCGGCCCTGAACGACGAGGACAGCGGCAAACTCCTGGATCTCATCCTGGAGTTGAAGAAGCAGGGCATCACCTCGATCATCATCTCCCACAAGCTCAACGAGATCCGCCGGGTCGCCGACTCGGTGACGATCATCCGCGACGGGAAGTCGATCGAGACGCTCGACGTGAAGGCCCCGGAGACCACCGAGGACCGGATCATCTCGGGCATGGTGGGCCGCGACCTCGATCACCGGTTCCCCGACCGCACGCCGTACGAGGGCGAGACGGACGCGGCCCCGGCCCTTGAGATCCGCAACTGGACCGTCCACCACCCGATCGACCAGACGCGCAAGGTGGTCGACGACGTGTCGATCCATGTGCGGCGCGGGGAGATCGTCGGCATCGCGGGCCTGATGGGCGCGGGCCGCACCGAGCTCGCGATGAGCGTGTTCGGGCGCACCTACGGCCGGCACGCGGGCGGCCAGGTCTTCAAGGACGGCAAGGAGATCCGTACGAAGTCCGTCGCGGAGGCGGTCGAGCACGGCATCGCGTACGTCACCGAGGACCGCAAGCACTACGGTCTCAACCTCATCGACAACATCAACCGCAACATCTCGCTGACCGCCCTGAACAAGGTCGCGAAGCGCGGTGTCGTCGACGAGCACGAGGAGCGGAAGGTCGCCGAGCGCTTCCGCAAGTCGATGAACATCAAGGCGCCCACCGTCTTCGAGACGGTGGGCAGGCTGTCCGGCGGCAACCAGCAGAAGGTCGTCCTCAGCAAGTGGATCTTCGCGGGTCCCGAGGTGCTGATCCTGGACGAGCCCACGCGCGGTATCGACGTGGGCGCCAAGTACGAGATCTACACGGTCATCGACCAGCTGGCCGCCGAGGGCAAGGCGGTCGTCTTCATCTCCTCCGAGCTGCCGGAGCTGCTCGGTATGTGCGACCGCATCTACACCATGGCCGCCGGACGGCTCACGGGTGAGGTTCCGCGTGCCGAGGCCACGCAGGAAGTGCTGATGCGCCAGATGACGAAGGACAAAGAGGTAACGCGATGA